ttttgtcgggggatattttgtccgtaggatattttgtcgggggatgAAAACGCGCGGAATCATTCTAGCATAGGAATCAGAACTATTTGTTTCTCTACGTGCAGTACTTAGGTTACGAATCcctaaaattcgaattatttgaatttgtaattattgttactattatttattttatttttttttttaaacaagggTGATAGTGGCGGTccacttttatttgaaagatCTGGTGGAAGATATGAAATTGctggtaattattaattattaaaaaaaaaaaaataaattgtaattaattaattaattacttaatttttttttaaaaggaaTCGTATCCTGGGGAATAGGATGTGCGCAACCAGGTGTACCAGGTGTCTATGTAAAAGTAACTGATTATTTAATATGGATAAGAAGTCACACTAAAGATGCAACATATTgtttaaatagataaaaaaaaaattataataaaaaaaaaacaaattgacgtcagtttatttgttatttaattgagtataaaataaaaattgttaaattaaattttttataacattaaattatataattgctcgtacaatttttattggacgataaaaaaatgttaattaaaaataaattgatttacaaTCAATCGATTAAAGATTTATcagaaaaactttttaaaattataattaattagaacaaatataaaaataaatagcgaaataaaataaacttttattatcgcaaaaagtattttagatctttattttttatttatacaataaCGTACtatctaataattatattcatttatttatttgtttatattttaatcaattattttattgtttacagaaatattttaattatttacacttttaattaacggaaaaaaaaatgatattatttttgtaaacacAAGACACTTGAcaattagatttatttttaaaaattcgcaATTAAttgagtataaattttataagtgcataaataattatcgtaagatataaacatgaaaaaataaagtttagtaatttttgagtgaataaaatttttttttttaaattaaactaattaattagtctacttaataaataacattcgTGACGTTTGAGTTGCATTGAGAGGTAACAGCTTCTTCTAATGTACAATCAAGCTTACGATAACTAGCAGTACTTGGTCTTCTTCTTCCTCTACCACCACGTGATCTTCTTCCTTCTAATAAAATTgctaaaatctaaataaataagatgaaaattatttattttatttattatcgtctatataaatataatattaggtaataacatttaaaataaaaaatttcctaattTATGTCCGTatgaaaaatcaatatatacattagactgggccaaaaaaatcgactattttttttttctttagtaaatcgaaaatattttttggggtgacaaaaaataattattgtgaaaatttgagcccttaatattaatacgagcaacctgcattcactacgtgactgcccaaatatcactactaaatttataaaatacgcagaaaaaaaggatttcttgccgcaaaaaatttgaatttgcaccaagaaattttatacattatgaattgaaaacaaaaattgtcttggggcgagaaaatatttttttggtcaagaaataattccttgcaccaagtaactttttctagttctaaataaattttgttttcaattcacaatgcaaaaaatttattggggtaagtaataattttttttaggcgagtaaagattttttgtgtcaatgaatcctttttttttctatgcacacttttttggctttgagaagcttcctaaaaccaaaagggagtagaaaaatctgtcattttggaataagtaacacgatataaataatatagctatatattcagtgacattcagtcatatttagtgacagaataattaaagtattaatttatttaaagaaaataaatacgatcgtcttttttctcacataatttaaatgtaattcgaatgatatagataaatctatttatctcaatacttggcaattaaaaagtgtttaaagtatgaaaaggcacaaattcaagtcaagacctatctaatgatacccaatttcaataacattaactaattctatcatatagatatggcgggaacaaaattttccttattctcgtAATAAGATAGATTAAGaggtatcatcgcaatttttgattttttttttatgagcaggTTTTcgtctcataactctcaaaccatcgagataaacgaaattgacttggatacatttcttgaaggaaatttgatgctctacaaaaaaggtcagattgaaatttttcgacaggtgaaccgtttccttataatcatgctttgaacattggtatgattttaaaatttgattgttcaactttagaattttgtaattcatgtaaaaataagtttccggaaaaaactaatgaatattcttgaaggaaattgaatgctctacaaaaaaagtctcaacaatttttgctaaatttactccttcaaaagttattcaaggttgaagttaaGTACAACGACTTCAAtaatcttgaataacttttgaaggagtgaatttggcgaaaattgttaagagactttttttgtagagcattcaatttcctgcAAAAATAGTCATTGGCTTTTTGAAACTGacttttctataaaaaatttcccattgatttaaaaaaaaaaaaatgtatagtaataaagaaatttaaaaaaaactttcgtGAATCTTagtaaggaaaaaaaatattattttcaactgatgtcatattttatattattaataacagtCTATCACTATAATAACAACTAAGcgactaattattattaacatgaTTAAATACTACTcattatttttgacatttctAATCTTCCTTAagtttttttggaatatctttataaatactgagtttttgaaaaaaatgaatgagacagtttttgtagagaattaaatttcctacaaaatcatttatatgaaatttttccgAAATTTGTATATATCGTGAGATATTTCCAAAAAACTGCGgattcgtaaaaaattaactttgatCGTTTTGCGGcccgcgttttttttttttgaattttttttgttcattttgtgtataaagaaaaattttcctcatgtttttgttaaaaaataaacttatcgGAGAcacctcaaaaatttaattttttacaaccaccctaatatatatcctcatatatttatttattggatttatgagtctaaaaaaaaatttatactcttTCGATAACACAAAATCTATATAACTTTTccggattgaaaaaaaaaataaaaagtttcattcaatttataacttttctgcaatctaggaaaaattttctaaccTTCTTAATCTAACTTTTAtagatcatttaattttatatataaagtcCAAGGGTCAAGTTTATAAGTCATATATTTCTTCCTTATACAAGttcaaagtttatttatatatttttttttattaaaattcctaCATAATCATACCGACTTCTAAagttttagtttaataaaaaagtaagaTGACAGTTTTATAGAAAACTCAATGGCTTTCATCAGTctgaggaaaaaaatatttgtgcaATTGAATCATAAAgttttaagaatttaaaaattttatctgtaatgagatgatttatttttcttatggaaaaaaatttaaagaatttataatcataagaaataattcaagaaatttgtGCTGATGTGTTGTCCGGCTAAATCAGACTCTTTTACAAAAAAGATATCGTAATTTCAGGCACTTTGTTGAAACATTAGCCAGCAGAAGTGAACTTGGatggcgaaaaaaaaaaaacaaattaagcTGTACGTTAGACAGAATTTAGTCATTTATCTTCATATATCATTTCCCGATTCCCCAGTTGCTTCGTCTTTAGTCCGGTGAATTAATACCTAACATTCAGATGATAAATCGTTTTCTAAACTACCGGTATAAATCTACATAAAAATATCAGAtcaatgtaaatttatatgatatagacattttttatataaattttatcgacgTAACGCGTAAGATTTTTccttttagaaaataaaatttcatatcaaatgatttattccaaatttgaaaagtactttttttttttatcaaaatttgtgtattttgttaatttgaaaCTCATTATTTTGGGCTCACgttggaaataaaattgatcgCTTTGAtggcaggaatttttttaggttttttaaAGGAATTTTTGAGGGCGCgtttatcaaattaaaaaaaaaaacgaaaaaatgaaatgcCATGTAAATGTTCATATAAgatgtggggcaaaatgaccatgtttaaaaaaaaatccttattTTGGGAAAATGTTTATCTACAgtctctaaaaaaaatatatgactaaGGTAAGTGACCCCTCTATCGGCCAGGTCCCCTTTATCGGCCACTTAGTcgaaaaattgatatatttccatCATAAGTACGTATTCATgcgtaaattgtttttaaaaaaaaagtaaaattaatctaGTTTAGATTAAACATACTttgattattgtaaaaattcattttataattaaaaaaaaatagtagtgcGTCAGATGCGATTTCTGGTGATTTCTTATCAGGTAggttaagggcattctcagacagtgccctccactttttaaaaataggcaatgactttcaactgtcataaccgtattcaaattttattaaataattaaaaaaaaaattaaggccttaattgaaaaaaggacaacgtagtcgtaatttcgttgagatatagaatttttaaaaaattacttacaattgatgtcaattgggagttaaacgaagtttgttgaataaattttagccaacaaaatttaaaaattcgaattataaaattgacatgacgattttactgaaatttatttaacgaattttgtttaactcctaattgacatcaagtgtaaataattttttttttaaatccatacATCGGCGAAATTACGATTACGTtgttcttttttcaattaatgctttaatttttttttaattaattgatcaaaattggatacgcttatgacagttgaaagtcattggaaatttttaaaaagtgaggggcactgtctgagaatggccttaaggtttcttgttttttcaataacctattactaattaaaaataacaataaaagtccgatttttttttgtaatctcaTTAGCTCGTTTCATAGTAATTTTaggagttaaaaatttaatgatttttgcctaatttatattaaaaatagggTGGCCGAATATCGATACAAGAAAAATTCCTCTGTATGCATAATCAGCCAccttagttttatttttttttgaggttatcAGCATTTACATGCAAAATAgtcaatttaatttgttaatgtcaaaataaataaacaatttgattaagttatagttcaaaataaatataaacatttagaataaatgtaaataaattatatacatcCGATCagctaaaattttatctataagGTAGCCGATAAAGGGGGTCTAGGCAGGCCGATAGAGGGCACATAAGGAATtgaagttattttcatttattatttaatttctaataaatatttttacatatattttccTTAAATTTGAAGTTGAATGTATAAGCTTCAAGGTTCTATCACTGTTTTATACATGAATtggttttttacattttaattcttaattcgaaaaaaaaatacgcttAACTGGCCGATAGAGGGGTCACTTAccttaatactttttttaatctttactCGGGTTGGTCACGTGACCAACTTACCCCATACTTTCTCTAGAAACTATATATAAACATGGACAAagcaaaacttttttttttgttaaaaaatggtGTCTTATTTTGCCCCAATCTTCCTTATATATGATaggagtataaaaatttttttcaacccttATCAtctcaaaaaattgttttaaatgaaaaaaaaaagctttcaGGATAACGTCAGAAGGtaggttaattttattttatttctcattGACAGTAAGCCCTCAATTTCTTTTCATTCTTTGGAGAAAAAATCGAGGGTCGGTTCAAAGGAAAGGTAACTTAATAGCGAAGTTAGTTCGGTCCATGAAAACTGATACGAATTTTGTGATAGGTGATAGCGTAAGTATGAGCCTATTGATAAATCTAAACGACGCTCTCTATACATTTCAGTCAATATCTCAGTAAAGAAatagatttaaatataaaaatgtatatagtggacttcaaattttaatgagCACTCCCGTTATGAGCATTTTGCTCACGCACGTTTTTAAACAtaactaacttttttttttttttattttttcaaatgcaatgaatagttgaaattttttctatctttgaataattttatctattttcagattccgcttaaaaaaaatttgtttagttgtcatagaaattataaaaaaaattttttagttactaAGGAattagggtagaggtaccatttgtggtcATAGCTCCATTCGGACATTCAatgctttatttaaattaatgaaaaagtgtaaaataaaatttatattttaatagcgggagaaaagtattttgaaaaatatttaaaaaattaattgtgttaTCCCGTCttgtacaaattattttattcaaattttttgtgttcaaAGCTAGCTCTAaggtggccaaaaacggtacctccaCCCTATTTggtacaaaaatataaaaattgattttttgtcACTTGACACATTATTACttatctacacggaaagattggaacccgactggttaccCGTACTGAGCCGGTTGCAGAACACTAACCAGTCGAATTCtaatctttccgtgtacatcAAATTGTAAAACCCAAATTTGATACACCCCCTGAAGCAACTGTCTGCAGGaatatttaaagaatttaaaagcAAGGGATATGTAAGCGTGAATATCTTAGACAAGAATTGCGCAAGAGTTCCTACCAGTTTAGTGATCAACTacacagtaaaattttttgtatttgtgttaaaaaaaagtctgtgttaataattttatgttaaatttttaacatgctGCTTTTGTGTTGTTAGAccagttaatttttaacacaaaaaaagtgttaattgaaacaaaagtaACATTTACTCAGTGTTACTGTCCAAACAAGTGTtaacacttttaaaatttaactttaacaCAGAGCGGTGTTACTTTATTAAagtaacacaaaaaatgtgtTAGATTTACTGTAGTTACTTTTTAAGtttatgtatacatacatttttataagtatCCAAAtgacacaaataaaaattttaaattaacactttACGTGTGTTGCAGGTAACATTTAAATgcgtaaaaattttagaaccGATAATGGAgaatattaacatttttttgtgttacttttgttattttttttacacaaacaACTAATGTTAAAACAACATAAAGGGTGTCAGCTcaaaatatcacaaaaaaaatttcccgtaaaaaaataaccataaaaataaaaactatctatatattaaaatgtgaaaaaaatggattaaagattaagaatttaataaatttttatcatcaatataataaaatgtgtaaaattttttagtatattaattaattgatatattgATACGAAATAGTggcatgtacctgaagatcgtaCCGTTTTttacgcaacgaaaatgaaaataactcatgaaattTGTGTCTAAAGGCGAATTTAGGGGTAGTTGGGGATGGCCTGTCATTTTCGAGTGACGTAAGAAACATTTCCGAAATCTAGATTCAGTAGATTtcttacttttcatttcttttttcttattttcgttccacgaaaaacgttccgatcttcagttACATATGGTGGCTATAAGTTTTTATTGCCAGGTTATTATTGTATCTGGTTATTTTTGTATGaagttatttttgtaaatagtcATTTTTGAATCAGGTTATTTTTGACTAGTTTTTGTTGTAATGGTTATTAAAAACCGGGTATTTAGGACAGTAACCCATAAAAGTTTGTGTAAAATCTGTTTTAACACACAgatttgtgttgatttttaaaattttttttactgtgtactgAGTAAATTGTCTGAGGTTTCCAATCCATACTGCGACTGCACCATCTTAGGCAGCCGCGTTATATTAGTAAGCTGCTATCAGCGCAATCATGGAAATTCATGACAAAGGAACAGGATAGGGAAACATGGACAGGGAAGTTGCACTAGGGCGAGGCACAAAACCTGAATGCCATACCTACGGGAATcagatatttatataaataactataaatacatataaatataaaattctattatataaaataaaataccttTTGTTTATGGTGATAAAGGAGGCATCCACCCATTCCACAAATGAGTCCCAGTATCGTAAAGTACCCAAAGAAATGTGAGTCGTCATCGTCCTTGGGCATGTTGCTCAATCTCGGTACCGTTTCCACAGTTTCTTTGTCACTCTGCTTGGTTTCCTTAGCCATCGTGTCGGTATCTGCAGTTAAAAATGTCTCATTATCTCCTTAAACCTTAAGCTCCTCAATCGCTAAAAACTCTTACCTAGATCGTCTCCATCGTCGTTCGCTGGGTCAGGATCTAAGTCAATAATtcccataaatatttactaataaattaattaattgtattggtgtataattaaaaacataccAGTAGGCATTAGATTGTCATCAGATGAAAAAGTTTCTTCATTAGTATCAATAGGAATTTGATCTAAAACACTAGTTTTTTCAACTATAGCTGATTCTTTATCTTCAACTTTATcactttcttttttaattccattatCAGGATTTTTATCAACCGATTCTTCTATTTTTTCAGTCTTCTTATCGCTATTTACTATATCATGTTCTTCAACATTTCCTGTACCATGATCTCCATTTCCTGTACCATGATCTTCTTTTTCTGGACCATGGTCTTCTTTTTCTGGACCATGATCTTCCTTTTTTGGACCATGGTCTTCTTTTTCTGGACCATGATCTTTTCCAGGTTCATGATCTCCATTTTCCAGACCATGGTCTTTTCCAGCTCCATGTTCTCCATTAATTCCTTCATTTTTCACAGCTTCCTTAGCAACCTCTACCTTCGGATCACTTATAGTTGATCCACTACCTCCTTTAACATCTAGCTTTGCAACCTGAGCTTTAATTTCTCCACTTTCCTGCTTCTCTAACCCAGAATTTCCTTGACTACGATGATGATTATCATCAATCAGCTTATCAACCAAGCGAACCATAACACAAagagcattaaatttactGGCTTTGTCAACAACACAGAGGTTCGAGCATTGAACATCCTTCCTCATCACCAGGGACAACTTATCAACGTATGTTTTAGTAACATCATACCTGAAGGTGTCATTGCTACCCCAGTAATGGCAAACCTTTATGAAATATTCGAAGCTTGGTTCATTTTTCAAGTAATTACTGACCTGGGTATCAAACTCTGCTTGAGTAGGAACTGGTACCTGGTCTGTGTGCTTCGTTGCCAAACTGTTTGAGCGGCACAATTTTACTGACCGGTCTATCAGAGCTAGACACAGATACTGGTTTACATTCTCGATGGTTATGTTCCCTTCCAAGGACGAGGGTACGGTTAAATTCGAACAGATTTCATTCGTGTACTTGGAGTTCTTGATTATTGATGATGTCGGGCAGAGATtggaatcatttttaatcaaatttataatcaatgggttattattttttacactggtGCTATTGCTGACGGGAACTTTACCAGGAATCGTTGCGGCTTCGATATTAAacaagtaaattaataaaattccgTAAATTATGTTCAACATTTTTGAtaactgagtaaaaaaatttacgtagGAGATTTCGCTGATAATATTTCactgtcaattaatttttatagacaTTATTAATTGGTTAGACTCACGTTAgtgttgatgatgatgatgatgatcagTTGGTAGTTTGTAGAGATTGAGAATTTGAATTGAATGGTTCTGCGATCATCGTAGCACGGGAATCAGTGGAGTGGAGCcggtgaaaaaaatagtagtgagTCGAGTATTTGATTGTGTATTTAATGTTGatggtttttataaataattgtcaaggTTTAGTTTGACTGTGACGTAATGCTCGGTTGGTAATGAAGATTTAATGACGGGAGcgatagtttttattttagtatggAACTATAGGTTATTATTTTGTTGAGTGTtgatgattttgaaatttttttttgagtttcataTGGAAACTAGGGGGGGGAGGGGTGTTCCTTGTAGCTCTAGCCAAGCGAGGGCAAGAGCTAGAGCATTTCCGAATGCAcctttatcaattatttttattacttgcgcggtaaatttaaatatttaaaaaataaattattaaaaattggagaaaaattgaaaattggatgtcaaaataaaatggcggcagaatgtgatagaaaaatatttaaaaaattaaaaaaaaacacgcaagtgtttgaacaaaccttggcgGGGAAATAGtatgcagaagggtgtcctaatacacttggagatttaaattaaattgctccaagtgtattgcagctaaaaaaacgtcacttaactgctatttcccaccagacgataccagatgattttgctcaggaacttggaagtcatcagcatcagccatcagcaacactttacactagcacTGAACATTCAACACTTAATGACACCACAGACACTTTGcacaatttgaattttacaaatactgcagattttaattaaacaattactaTGAGTAACAAATTTTATGGATAATTCCGCGAATTAACTGCAATACTTTGTTTCAATTTAAACGTAAAGAAGGATCTGGACTACTACTGCCATTgtcgatgatactgactgTCGCTATTGGACCGTCAGTTGCTACAAAGCAATCGATTTTGCGATTCATCGACCGCCCccactttagcaaaaatttgaacattgAGACAACGACGCAGTAGCGCCAACTTAGCGCAAAATTTccaaattgtaatttaataattttattaaaattaatttgtgtcaataatgaaattaattggactaaaaaatatactcgAAATTCTTTATTTCTGATTAacaatttgttaattattcttattactcGCTTTTTGCCTGAAACACTTgcgtgctttttttttttaatattttaaatatttccgtcatattctgccgccatgttaatttgaattacgatttttaatttttctccagtttctaataatttatttttcgaatatttaaatttaccgcacaagtaataagaataattaataaattattaatgagaaataaaaaatttagagcaTAAATTTTAACCTAATTAACATAATTATGgacacaaattaattttaataagaatattaagttacaattttgaaatttcgcgctAAGTCGGCGCTACTGCGCGTTGATGTATTCaacgttcaaatttttgctaaagtggGGGCGGTCGATGAATCGCAAACTCGATTGCTTTGTATCAACTGGCGGTTCGATAGCGGCAGCCAGTATCATCGACAAAAGCAGTAGTAGTCCAGATCCTTCTTTACGTTTAAATTGAAACAAAGTATTGCAGTTAATTCGCGGAATtatccataaaatttattgttcatagtcattgtttaattaaagtgTGCAGTgcttgtaaaatttaaattgtgcaaaGTGTCTGTGGTGTCATTAAGTGTTGAGTGTTCAgtgctagtgtaaagtgttgctgatggctgatgctgatgacttccaagttcctgagcaaaatcatctggcatcgtctggtgggaaatagcagttaagtgacgtttttttagctgcaatacacttggagcaatttaatttaaatctccaAGTGCATTAGGACtcccttctgcatattatttccccaccaaggtttgttcaaacactcgcgtgtttttttttaattttttaaatatttttctatcacattctgccgccattttattttgacatccaattttcaatttttctccaatttctaataatttattcttcaaatattttaatttaccgcATTAGTCatgagaataattaataaattattaataaaaacaaaaaatttcgagtATAGTTTTTAGTCTGGGTTCATTCAGAAATACTCGAGCTCTAGCTCTAGCCCAGCGTTGCCGTATAGCGAGATCTAGAGGCTGGAGCATAAAATCAAAAAGGAAATGTTGAATTCGAGATTTTCTTTGACGGTGACAAGTCttgattttctatagatttCCTATGAATTGTCTTAGACAGTGACgttctgtttttatttttagattttctattttctatgAATTTTCTTAGAGAATGACAAGTTCTGGTTTTCTTTACATGTCCTATGgatattctataaattttctatggattGTCTTAGACAGTGACAAGttctagttttttttagattttctatGGATattctatgaattttttatatattttctaggGATTTTCTTAGACGGTAACAAGTCCTGGGTTTCTTGAAGTCTTaagcaataaaattaaataaaagccCGGATGAAAGAAAGTAATTTGATAGGATTAGAaaggataaatatttttatagtggAATGCCAGGAGTTAAGTAGCtgatgtttataaaaaaatttcttattacaaaccatatttcatttatttattatttataaacagtATTATAATGGAATAGCTcaagtaacataaaaaataactttgaaaaaaaaatatttcctttgatttaataattatccttacaattaaataattgtatagtttagttttcataaatataaacataaaaatatatcatttatttattcacttaaataaatttaatattaatatattttttttctgttaatttatattaattaacacGAGGACGTTTAATGTTTAAGTGGCAGAAGccagtgaaaatattttttttctgacattTATCATACTGGGATGATAGTAAGAGTATTCGTTAACACCAGGCTCCAAATCGGGAAGTGGTTTTGTTTGACAAGTTATCACTTCGACTTTATGTTTGTGCGGCGAAATACTGTGTAAATCTAATGCGCGTTTTATTTGATCCGCTTTCAAAGCATCTGGGACGTCCTGAAAATTTATagtacataaaaattaatggtgACACGCGTTAATATCCCCTGACAAAATATCACAATAGTTCaaaatttcaactaaaaatcatgttaataaataaatttcaatgtaaatatattattgttagaATAAGTGACTCGGGGTAATCTCGGGGTGTGACGTGTTTGGGCCCAGCATGATAACAAGCTTATGTGTTGGCCTATTTGAATAAACACACACAAAATccgtgaaaaaagggcacagCATGATAATAAGCTAATTAATGTTCTCTActaatgtttttaattaattgaaaattttttatttatacgctTTAACAGGCAAAGAGAAAGCAATAGACCTTACAAGCCATCCCTGAAATTTCCCATCTTGGACCTAAAAAGGAATGGATCGAATCcaataataaaactatttttttttttatattttgcacaaagatatattttttcttatatatttt
The DNA window shown above is from Microplitis mediator isolate UGA2020A chromosome 1, iyMicMedi2.1, whole genome shotgun sequence and carries:
- the LOC130678292 gene encoding trans-Golgi network integral membrane protein 2-like, coding for MLNIIYGILLIYLFNIEAATIPGKVPVSNSTSVKNNNPLIINLIKNDSNLCPTSSIIKNSKYTNEICSNLTVPSSLEGNITIENVNQYLCLALIDRSVKLCRSNSLATKHTDQVPVPTQAEFDTQVSNYLKNEPSFEYFIKVCHYWGSNDTFRYDVTKTYVDKLSLVMRKDVQCSNLCVVDKASKFNALCVMVRLVDKLIDDNHHRSQGNSGLEKQESGEIKAQVAKLDVKGGSGSTISDPKVEVAKEAVKNEGINGEHGAGKDHGLENGDHEPGKDHGPEKEDHGPKKEDHGPEKEDHGPEKEDHGTGNGDHGTGNVEEHDIVNSDKKTEKIEESVDKNPDNGIKKESDKVEDKESAIVEKTSVLDQIPIDTNEETFSSDDNLMPTDPDPANDDGDDLDTDTMAKETKQSDKETVETVPRLSNMPKDDDDSHFFGYFTILGLICGMGGCLLYHHKQKILAILLEGRRSRGGRGRRRPSTASYRKLDCTLEEAVTSQCNSNVTNVIY